In Zingiber officinale cultivar Zhangliang chromosome 6A, Zo_v1.1, whole genome shotgun sequence, a single genomic region encodes these proteins:
- the LOC121996923 gene encoding proteasome subunit alpha type-1-like codes for MFRNQYDTDVTTWSPAGRLFQVEYAMEAVKQGAAAVGLRSASHVVLATVNKAASDLSSYQKKVFKIDDHIGVAIAGLTADGRVLSRYLRNECINHAFVYESPLPVSRLVVRLADKAQVCTQRSWKRPYGVGLLVAGLDETGAHLYYNCPSGNYFEYQAFAIGSRSQAAKTFLERRFESFNNYSRDELIKDAIFAIKETLQGEKLTSAICTLAVVGKDEAFHLIDQKIIEELIDSMEIKEDAPADQAPVTDEDGSTGAAPMDI; via the exons ATGTTTAGGAACCAGTACGACACTGATGTCACTACCTGGAGCCCGGCGGGGAGGCTGTTCCAGGTTGAGTACGCCATGGAGGCTGTCAAGCAGGGCGCAGCAGCGGTCGGCCTCCGCTCCGCCTCGCACGTCGTCCTCGCCACCGTCAACAAGGCCGCCTCCGATCTCTCCTCCTACCAGAAAAAGGTATTCAAGATCGACGATCACATCGGTGTTGCCATAGCCGGTCTCACTGCCGACGGCCGCGTTCTCTCTCGCTACCTCCGCAACGAATGCATCAACCACGCCTTTGTCTACGAGTCTCCTCTACCTGTCTCCCGCCTCGTCGTACGACTCGCCGATAAGGCCCAG GTGTGCACGCAGCGATCATGGAAAAGACCATACGGAGTTGGCCTGCTTGTTGCTGGATTAGATGAAACTGGAGCTCACCTCTACTACAACTGCCCCAGTGGAAACTACTTTGAGTACCAGGCATTCGCAATTGGATCCCGCTCACAAGCTGCAAAAACTTTCTTGGAACGCAGATTCGAGTCTTTCAACAACTATTCTCGTGATGAACTTATCAAAGATGCAATTTTTGCCATCAAGGAGACTTTACAAGGAGAGAAGCTGACTAGTGCCATCTGCACGTTAGCTGTTGTTGGAAAAGACGAGGCCTTTCATTTGATTGACCAGAAGATAATTGAGGAACTGATTGATTCAATGGAGATCAAAGAAGATGCTCCTGCTGACCAGGCTCCTGTAACAGATGAGGACGGAAGCACTGGAGCTGCTCCGATGGATATCTGA
- the LOC121996924 gene encoding transcription factor bHLH78-like isoform X2 — protein MPAQGRDGQNRFIEFAIIVVVVVMQQAPVSDLSVLERQRLHFDWQQQEQPSRHSYDADLCVRSLNSFTCFSNGLPDLAQYSMPVASNFEEAGVAASNCNPKRRKAESSPKSKDESNCKRGKQERRSESRQQNNRKEASGDTSSYKNEEHPKADYIHVRARRGQATDSHSLAERVRRERISQRMKYLQELVPGCSKITGKAGMLDEIINYVQSLQRQVEFLSMKLAAVNPLAADNNFSNCSMGISSEPMEQPFLHFNSLQAHPCSGLDMYMDSSSDLVPDGSSFVSCSALNSLYGVEFQLGRGTAAFPFQSFQGNLLPNNLKMEI, from the exons ATGCCCGCACAAGGCCGTGACGGACAGAATCGTTTCATAGAATTCGCAatcatcgtcgtcgtcgtcgtcatgCAACAAGCTCCGGTCTCCGATCTCTCTGTTTTGGAGAGGCAAAGATTGCACTTCGATTGGCAGCAGCAGGAACAGCCAAGCCGCCATTCTTATGATGCCGATCTCTGCGTGCGGAGTCTGAACTCCTTCACCTGCTTCAGCAATGGCCTGCCCGATCTCGCTCAGTACTCGATGCCTGTCGCTTCGAATTTTGAGGAAGCAGGCGTCGCGGCAAGCAATTGCAACCCCAAAAGGAGGAAGGCGGAGAGCTCTCCCAAGTCAAAG GACGAAAGTAACTGCAAGAGAGGGAAACAAGAAAGAAGATCAGAGTCCAGACAGCAAAACAATAGAAAAGAGGCGTCAGGAGACACCTCGAGTTATAAGAACGAGGAGCATCCGAAGGCCGATTACATTCATGTTCGAGCTCGCCGTGGCCAGGCCACCGACAGCCATAGCTTAGCCGAGAGA GTGAGGAGGGAAAGGATCAGCCAAAGGATGAAGTACCTCCAGGAATTGGTGCCGGGATGCAGTAAGATCACCGGAAAAGCCGGCATGCTCGACGAGATCATCAACTACGTGCAGTCTCTCCAAAGACAAGTCGAG TTCCTGTCAATGAAACTCGCCGCCGTGAATCCACTGGCGGCGGACAACAACTTCTCAAATTGCAGCATGGGCATCTCATCCGAGCCAATGGAGCAGCCATTCCTTCACTTCAACTCCTTACAAGCCCATCCCTGCTCGGGCCTGGACATGTACATGGATTCTTCTTCGGATCTAGTGCCCGATGGATCCTCCTTCGTCTCATGCAGCGCTCTCAAT AGCTTGTACGGGGTAGAATTCCAGCTGGGGAGAGGGACAGCAGCCTTTCCATTTCAATCATTTCAAG GGAATCTCTTGCCTAACAATCTCAAGATGGAGATATGA
- the LOC121996924 gene encoding transcription factor bHLH63-like isoform X1 translates to MPAQGRDGQNRFIEFAIIVVVVVMQQAPVSDLSVLERQRLHFDWQQQEQPSRHSYDADLCVRSLNSFTCFSNGLPDLAQYSMPVASNFEEAGVAASNCNPKRRKAESSPKSKQDESNCKRGKQERRSESRQQNNRKEASGDTSSYKNEEHPKADYIHVRARRGQATDSHSLAERVRRERISQRMKYLQELVPGCSKITGKAGMLDEIINYVQSLQRQVEFLSMKLAAVNPLAADNNFSNCSMGISSEPMEQPFLHFNSLQAHPCSGLDMYMDSSSDLVPDGSSFVSCSALNSLYGVEFQLGRGTAAFPFQSFQGNLLPNNLKMEI, encoded by the exons ATGCCCGCACAAGGCCGTGACGGACAGAATCGTTTCATAGAATTCGCAatcatcgtcgtcgtcgtcgtcatgCAACAAGCTCCGGTCTCCGATCTCTCTGTTTTGGAGAGGCAAAGATTGCACTTCGATTGGCAGCAGCAGGAACAGCCAAGCCGCCATTCTTATGATGCCGATCTCTGCGTGCGGAGTCTGAACTCCTTCACCTGCTTCAGCAATGGCCTGCCCGATCTCGCTCAGTACTCGATGCCTGTCGCTTCGAATTTTGAGGAAGCAGGCGTCGCGGCAAGCAATTGCAACCCCAAAAGGAGGAAGGCGGAGAGCTCTCCCAAGTCAAAG CAGGACGAAAGTAACTGCAAGAGAGGGAAACAAGAAAGAAGATCAGAGTCCAGACAGCAAAACAATAGAAAAGAGGCGTCAGGAGACACCTCGAGTTATAAGAACGAGGAGCATCCGAAGGCCGATTACATTCATGTTCGAGCTCGCCGTGGCCAGGCCACCGACAGCCATAGCTTAGCCGAGAGA GTGAGGAGGGAAAGGATCAGCCAAAGGATGAAGTACCTCCAGGAATTGGTGCCGGGATGCAGTAAGATCACCGGAAAAGCCGGCATGCTCGACGAGATCATCAACTACGTGCAGTCTCTCCAAAGACAAGTCGAG TTCCTGTCAATGAAACTCGCCGCCGTGAATCCACTGGCGGCGGACAACAACTTCTCAAATTGCAGCATGGGCATCTCATCCGAGCCAATGGAGCAGCCATTCCTTCACTTCAACTCCTTACAAGCCCATCCCTGCTCGGGCCTGGACATGTACATGGATTCTTCTTCGGATCTAGTGCCCGATGGATCCTCCTTCGTCTCATGCAGCGCTCTCAAT AGCTTGTACGGGGTAGAATTCCAGCTGGGGAGAGGGACAGCAGCCTTTCCATTTCAATCATTTCAAG GGAATCTCTTGCCTAACAATCTCAAGATGGAGATATGA